The Huiozyma naganishii CBS 8797 chromosome 3, complete genome genome contains a region encoding:
- the TRA1 gene encoding histone acetyltransferase TRA1 (similar to Saccharomyces cerevisiae TRA1 (YHR099W); ancestral locus Anc_5.402) — MSLTSRLDDFVAKFDDANLSFHDRLNTLLELQDFMDGKSNDDFEVFMNKMIPVLLQTLEKTPISFDKLSIEQKLRNSILELINNCFMNHLSETQMELVLNSLLSILPKENEDNGVLCMKILTILFKSFKNSLGEKVEDFIAIIIKFYENAHELVAREFTDANSTHSSPPDPGEEQSENLLDPDIVQSQFDPLKHDGEATERSDQGFSARVIKGSLRSSMFSFKILSECPITMVTLYSSYKQLTRTSIQQFTPYIFNLLKLEVEQQKNAREEAESRGVIYVDVSPEIRDRSIYCDFILTQIKATSFLAYVFIRSYAAEFLQNNAEFVPDVIIRLLQDCPPELSSARKELLHAIRHILSTNYKMLFLPKLKYLFNEDVLVGKGFTTYHTLRPLAYSTLADFVHNTRTELRLDDIEKTVRMYTEFLLDDSLAYTVQIMCGKLLLNLVERILKLGKENPQEASRAKKLLMIIINSYTKRFKMLNMEYDKHMAQHEIYQKRKLEKSKGAKMEIEIEDIGPDVFMEKTFQFKHIEQLPPSEELSGTEKKEEVSKDSKKDESNQGVYVDMFNLDEYAPIRMTPVSNSDPIKDAFYVYRTLMSFLKTIVHDVKVFNPPPNEFTVAHAKQWAGLSRVFSYEEVVMFRNLFHECVIGLKFFANENIKLNALNKKHFDVSSPTLPIAASKDGRELMEYLAFMFIQIDSSTFDEIIESEIGFLYKSMLKDSALLHVAQSFLTTEVTSPNFASILLRFLNTKLKNLGNVDFVESNVLIRLFKLAFMSVNLFPNTNEMVLLPYLNDLILDSLKFSTEAEEPLAYFYLIRTLFRSIGGGRFENLYRSIKPILQVLLQTLNEMILTARLPQERELYVELCITVPVRLSVLAPYLPYLMKPLVFALQGYPELISQGLRTLELCVDNLTAEYFDPIIEPVVDDVIKSLFKLLQPQPYNHTISHTVVKILGKLGGRNRRFLKPPTDLETEKALDYEIIAHFKAVGLDGEFPLSVTPGVRSAMDVLANYKVNVNYKKEAYRYLKNILLLFFKSSIKFSDNFDVLVRKVCEIQSLDKYEVKENFDVKSPIDREQFSEQEELFIKLLESVFLSCSIPELKEEATELLKHIIDHMCLLYINNSMMRKRNLCNLFNFDIQQPELVLDSVTIVETISSSLSCHIPEVQETAIYAIKRIHEKSKLIYGDELVFEHSLVYELMKHFMHNCYKEAFYEKKAGILGIKTLVFDIELSLDFLKKIQPDLVSAFSFVLKDAPMGTPSSLNKSAEELLLKVLRLTFEGVTENDLESKILHHSITDIVVELSNPNPQVRASCQTCLKAIHETTGIPIVKLMEKSKSFLLSPIFAKPLRALPFTMQIGNVDAITYCLGLPDSFLTFNEELFRLLQEVIVLADADDESLSTTQRVVEYKTSDQLVQLRISCIRLLALALKNEEFATAQQGNIRIRILAVFFKTMLKNSREIIDTTYEALKGALEENSKLPKELLQNGLKPMLMDLSDHQKLTVSGLYALSKLLELLIAYFKVEIGKKLLDHLNAWCRIEVMDSLFGKDINKQLPTEIITSIINIFHLLPPRADMFLNDLLLKIMLLERKLRIQLDSPFRVPLAKYLNRFHTSVTDYFKKNMALRQLVLFTCNIIKLPEAKDLADDFEKELGNFYNYYISNIPSNQVRVVSFFANMVDIFDTIAEIRGGAWLKGQIDMIFKLGDMLKITTQTVKSNAFCIDKLQLAQTIEKYQVLYLKHISFDADEQTQLLLQFIDFLILNDIKILPSVHLFIWENYTASSDTAKLNNFLELSLNFMLDNSSMHARFFILKYLIKPVLIYQGTEYKSLKHLTQEHGIPEWLKIIHTKIWKSSNAELLSNVSGKFDFYRFELLQISAVFVKWAPELITDIRKDIIKFNWNFIKLEDTLVKQSAYLTTALFIAKYDFPLNIVTQVFVALLRHPQTESRYLVKQSLDTLAPVIDKRMKVSGTPYEWVNWVKRVMFENKYNRNNTLYQFLVSHTELFYDTRHLFISNVINHMNRMTFAPNSNPEIQSLAIDLASMIATWEDKAFESRPSVKTDPDGDIEMAENFADTEEGSNNFSTVKDYTVPTQLREICVSFLIRYVCSIDHKASDDDLGLKALNILSNLLSSKHWSDVNIQLSYFEKFFSDTDVDSENAVYCCINTLDILYIFLNNKSTKWMVENLLTTESLLEKLIKINHHDIQEALVKILNIILKAIRIQGDFTQVTDNDTPSKHFINNLVSTVNQDLQGTASVTAGVTLVWTLFVNFSDAVDSLLNPIMKTFNKLCKDHLSTSQPKDAVTMEEAKITTKLLEKLLCLLSAKVSLLGDSRRPFLSTIALLIDRSMDQIFLRKIVSIARSWAFNTDIFPTIKEKSAILTKMLAFEVRGEPSLSKLFYEIVLELFEEKQYNNTEITVRMEQPFLSGTRTQNIDIRKRFMTILQGSLEKDIKERLYYVIRDQNWEFVSDYPWLNQATQLLYGTFDKAYVLSPKNLYDFSPPELLQSNLPLNVELTVDENADELKEYIINHQHSMETLCDIRASDILDPLVELFYQDSRAIENAWSDLFSQVYRCIPRNEKYGFVRSLITLLSKPYHSRQLNPKRNVITMLLNSISKIDNLEIPPHLVKYLAISYNSWYQAIKLLESIQDSNSIDNVKIIEANEEALLELYRNLQEDDIFYGLWRRRAKYNETNIGLSYEQVGLWDKAQQLYEIAQVKARSGALPYSESEYALWEDNWILCAEKLQQWDILTELAKHEGFTDLLLECGWRVADWHSDREALEQSVKSLMDVPTPRRQMFETFLALQNFADTGKGDQDVRRLCDEGIQLSLHKWISLPQRYTPAHKWLLHGFQQYLEFLEATHVYTNLHTTTAQNIDSKAQEVKRVFLAWRDRLPNIWDDIDLWNDLVTWRQHTFQVINNAYLPLVPTLQQNNSNNAINTHAYRGYHELAWIINRFAHVAREHDMPDVCISQLARIYTLPNIEIQEAFLKLREQAKCHYQNMNELTTGLDVISNTNLVYFNTGQKAEFFTLKGMFLSKLKAYDEANQAFATAVQIDLNLAKAWAQWGYFNDRRLVEEPNNISYASNAISCYLQAAGLYKNPKTRSLLCRILWLISMDDDAGSLTKAFESFRGEVPVWYWITFIPQLLTSLSHKEANMVRQILIRIAKSYPQALHFQLRTTREDFAVIQRRTMAVLADKKESTAASQPEGLRQPWEHLQELSNILKTAYPLLALSLESLVAQINERFKTTTDEDLFRLINVLLLDGTFNYNRLPLPRENSALPQNTETNLIRLSETLLDPHVKPKFNADFIESKPNFETYLKRLSYWRRRLENKLNRAPQIEYLERVCPNLSNFHHQKFEDIEIPGQYLMNHDNNAHFIKIARFLPAVNFVRGTHSSYRRLNLRGHDGSLHSFAVQSPAARHSRREERMFQLYRLLNKLLAKSVQTRRRDVQFTLPVAVPLSPQTRIMNDSASFTTLHQIYDEYCAKAGVSQDDIQDFISKELNTAHDKSLPTPDNTLVKIEIFSSIQSLYAPSTILKNYFSGIYREFEDFWLFRNQFASNYGTFTFLSYMMMINNRTPHKIHIDKSSGDVFTLEMLPSRYPFERVKTVLKNNELDLPADAPIFHNNEPVPFRLTPNIQKLIGDSGLEGIFSVVIFSIARALKEPENELNTYLTLFIRDEIISWYSNLHRPIVENPQLRQMVQSNVDLIIKRVAQLGHLSSNPAITTQFVLDLISSAVNPRNLAATDISYMAWF, encoded by the coding sequence ATGTCTTTGACGTCGAGACTGGATGACTTCGTCGCGAAGTTCGATGATGCAAACTTGTCGTTCCATGATAGACTAAACACTTTATTGGAACTCCAAGACTTCATGGATGGGAAGTCCAACGATGATTTCGAAGTCTTTATGAATAAGATGATTCCTGTACTATTACaaactttggagaagaCGCCTATATCCTTTGACAAACTCTCCATTGAgcagaaattgagaaacTCAATTTTAGAGCTCATTAACAACTGCTTCATGAACCATCTGTCGGAGACGCAGATGGAACTggttttgaacagtttacTGTCTATACTACCGAAGGAAAATGAGGATAACGGTGTTCTCTGTATGAAAATCCTAACAATTCTCTTCAAgagtttcaaaaattctCTGGGAGAGAAGGTGGAAGATTTCATTGCCATCATTATCAAATTCTATGAAAACGCTCATGAATTGGTAGCAAGAGAGTTTACAGACGCTAACAGCACCCATTCAAGCCCGCCTGACCCTGGTGAAGAACAAAGCGAAAATTTGTTGGACCCAGATATTGTCCAGAGCCAGTTTGACCCCTTAAAACATGACGGCGAGGCTACTGAAAGGTCAGACCAAGGATTTTCTGCCAGAGTTATAAAGGGATCCCTAAGAAGCTCTATGTTTTCGTTTAAAATATTGTCAGAATGTCCAATTACTATGGTGACTCTATATTCCTCTTACAAACAGCTGACAAGAACTTCCATTCAACAGTTCACTCCTTATATCTTCAACCTATTGAAATTGGAAGtggaacaacaaaaaaacgCTCGGGAAGAGGCAGAAAGTAGGGGGGTGATATATGTCGATGTTTCTCCCGAGATCAGAGATAGAAGTATTTACTGTGATTTCATCCTTACTCAAATAAAGGCAACATCGTTCTTGGCCTACGTTTTCATCAGAAGTTACGCTGCGGAATTTTTGCAGAATAATGCCGAGTTTGTTCCAGACGTAATTATCAGACTACTACAAGACTGCCCTCCTGAACTGTCATCCGCGCGTAAGGAACTATTGCATGCGATCAGACATATTCTCTCAACAAACTATAAGATGTTATTTCTGCCAAAGTTAAAGTATCTCTTCAATGAGGATGTTTTGGTTGGCAAAGGTTTTACTACGTACCATACTCTCAGACCGCTAGCTTATAGTACTTTAGCGGACTTCGTTCACAATACGCGTACAGAATTGCGACTGGATGACATCGAAAAAACTGTAAGGATGTACACAGAGTTTTTGTTGGATGATTCCCTGGCGTATACTGTCCAAATCATGTGTGGTAagctgttgttgaaccTCGTGGAGAGAATACTGAAGTTGGGGAAAGAAAACCCGCAGGAGGCATCTAGAGCCAAGAAGTTACTGATGATCATCATCAACTCCTACACTAAGCGGTTCAAAATGCTCAATATGGAGTACGACAAACATATGGCACAACACGAAATCTAtcaaaagaggaaacttGAAAAGTCGAAGGGTGCCAAAATGGAAATAGAAATTGAAGACATTGGGCCCGATGTATTTATGGAGAAGACGTTTCAGTTCAAGCATATCGAACAGCTCCCACCTTCTGAGGAATTGTCAggaacagaaaagaaagaagaagtcaGCAAAGATTCGAAAAAGGACGAAAGTAACCAGGGAGTTTACGTTGACATGTTCAATCTAGATGAGTATGCGCCCATCAGAATGACTCCCGTTTCGAACTCCGATCCTATAAAAGACGCCTTCTATGTTTACCGCACGTTGATgtcgttcttgaagacaATTGTGCATGATGTGAAAGTTTTCAACCCACCACCAAATGAATTTACTGTGGCGCATGCCAAACAATGGGCCGGACTTTCCAGAGTGTTTTCTTATGAAGAGGTTGTCATGTTTAGGAACTTGTTTCACGAGTGCGTCATAGGCTTGAAATTCTTCGCCAATGAAAACATTAAGCTCAACGCACTGAATAAAAAGCACTTTGACGTCTCATCGCCGACACTGCCTATTGCTGCTAGTAAAGACGGACGGGAACTGATGGAGTATCTGGCATTTATGTTCATTCAAATTGACAGCTCCACTTTTGATGAGATCATCGAGTCCGAGATTGGGTTCCTGTACAAAAGCATGCTGAAAGATTCCGCTTTGCTACATGTAGCTCAATCATTCTTAACAACGGAGGTGACTTCTCCTAATTTTGCAAGTATCCTTTTGCGGTTCCTGAACACTAAACTAAAGAATTTGGGTAATGTTGATTTTGTTGAGTCAAACGTTCTGATAAGGTTATTCAAATTGGCGTTTATGTCGGTAAATCTTTTCCCAAATACAAATGAAATGGTGTTACTACCATACCTAAATGATCTGATTTTAGATTCGTTAAAATTCTCAACTGAAGCAGAAGAACCATTGGCATACTTTTATTTGATAAGGACACTTTTCAGAAGTATAGGTGGTGGTAGGTTCGAAAATCTTTACCGGTCAATTAAACCAATACTACAGGTTTTGCTACAAACCCTAAATGAAATGATTCTGACAGCCAGACTACCACAAGAGCGCGAATTATACGTAGAATTGTGCATAACGGTCCCCGTGAGATTGAGTGTTTTGGCCCCGTACTTGCCTTATCTGATGAAACCGCTTGTGTTTGCGTTACAGGGATATCCTGAGTTGATATCCCAAGGCCTGAGGACACTTGAACTGTGTGTTGATAATTTGACGGCCGAATACTTCGATCCGATCATCGAACCGGTTGTCGATGACGTCATTAAATCTTTATTCAAGCTGCTGCAACCTCAACCATACAACCATACGATAAGCCACACGGTAGTAAAAATTCTCGGAAAGTTAGGGGGAAGGAATCGCCGGTTCTTGAAACCACCTACCGATCtagaaacagaaaaagcACTTGACTACGAAATAATTGCTCATTTCAAAGCTGTTGGACTTGATGGAGAGTTTCCACTCTCTGTCACACCTGGTGTTCGGTCTGCAATGGATGTACTAGCCAATTACAAAGTTAACGTCAACTATAAAAAAGAGGCCTACAGGTATTTAAAGAATATTCTACTATTGTTTTTCAAGTCATCCATAAAGTTTTCTGATAATTTTGATGTACTGGTCCGAAAAGTTTGCGAAATACAGTCCCTCGACAAGTACGAAGTCAAGGAAAACTTTGATGTTAAATCACCAATCGATAGAGAACAGTTTTCTGAACAAGAGGAGCTCTTCATCAAACTTTTAGAATCAGTTTTTCTGTCATGCTCAATTCCAGAGTTGAAAGAGGAGGCTACCGAGTTACTGAAACATATTATAGATCACATGTGCCTTCTTTACATCAACAATTCGATGATGAGGAAACGCAATTTGTGCAATCTCTTCAACTTTGATATTCAACAACCAGAACTGGTTTTGGACAGCGTCACAATCGTCGAAACAATTTCCTCGTCTTTATCATGCCATATACCCGAGGTCCAGGAGACTGCAATATATGCCATAAAGAGAATCCACGAAAAATCCAAGCTAATTTACGGAGATGAACTTGTTTTTGAACACTCTTTGGTTTACGAGTTAATGAAGCACTTCATGCACAACTGCTACAAAGAAGCATTCtatgaaaaaaaagctGGTATTCTTGGTATTAAGACTCTTGTGTTTGATATAGAACTTTCTTTggactttttgaagaaaatacaaCCTGATTTGGTTAGCGCATTTTCATTTGTTCTGAAAGATGCACCAATGGGAACTCCTAGCTCATTGAATAAGAGTGCGGAAGAGCTGCTCCTAAAAGTGCTTCGTCTGACATTCGAAGGTGTTACGGAAAATGATTTGGAATCTAAGATACTTCATCACTCAATTACCGATATTGTGGTTGAGTTGAGTAATCCTAATCCACAGGTAAGAGCTTCCTGTCAGACATGTTTGAAAGCCATTCACGAAACCACAGGTATTCCAATTGTCAAGTTGATGGAGAAGTCAAAGAGCTTTCTATTGTCACCAATATTTGCGAAACCATTAAGAGCGTTGCCATTTACAATGCAAATCGGAAATGTGGATGCAATCACATACTGCTTGGGATTACCAGACTCTTTTTTGACCTTCAATGAAGAGTTATTCAGATTGTTGCAAGAAGTAATTGTTCTAGCTGATGCAGACGACGAATCGTTATCGACGACACAAAGGGTTGTTGAGTACAAGACATCGGACCAGTTGGTACAATTACGGATATCGTGTATCCGCCTTTTGGCATTAGCCCTTAAAAACGAGGAATTTGCAACTGCTCAACAAGGCAACATTAGAATTAGAATTCTAGcagtttttttcaaaacgaTGCTCAAAAACTCTCGTGAAATAATAGATACCACATACGAAGCACTAAAGGGTGCTTTGGAGGAAAATTCTAAACTGCCAAAGGAACTACTCCAAAATGGTCTAAAACCAATGCTCATGGATTTATCAGACCACCAAAAGCTCACTGTATCAGGACTCTACGCcctttcaaaactgttaGAACTACTGATTGCGTACTTTAAAGTAGAAATAGGGAAGAAACTACTAGATCATTTGAACGCGTGGTGCAGAATTGAGGTGATGGACAGTTTGTTCGGTAAAGATATCAATAAACAACTGCCGACCGAGATCATTACCAGCATCATCAATATCTTCCATTTGCTACCGCCCAGAGCTGAtatgtttttgaatgatcTATTATTAAAAATAATGCTATTGGAGAGAAAGCTCAGGATCCAGCTAGATTCTCCCTTTCGTGTCCCGCTCGCTAAATATCTGAACAGGTTTCACACCTCTGTGACTGActacttcaagaaaaatatggCCTTACGTCAGTTGGTTCTGTTTACTTGTAACATTATCAAGCTCCCTGAAGCAAAGGATCTAGCTGACGATTTTGAGAAAGAGCTGGGGAATTTCTACAACTATTATATTTCTAATATTCCATCAAACCAGGTGAGAGTTGTGAGCTTTTTTGCCAACATGGTTGATATCTTTGACACCATTGCTGAAATTAGAGGCGGTGCATGGTTGAAAGGGCAAATAGATATGATCTTCAAATTAGGTGATATGCTGAAAATAACTACCCAAACTGTTAAATCAAACGCGTTCTGCATCGACAAATTGCAGCTGGCACAAACTATTGAAAAATACCAAGTTCTCTACTTGAAGCATATCTCATTCGATGCAGACGAGCAAACACAACTTCTACTTCAGTTTATTGactttttgattttgaacGATATTAAAATTCTGCCATCTGTTCATCTTTTCATCTGGGAAAACTACACAGCATCGTCAGATACCGCTAAATTGAATAATTTCTTGGAGTTATCTTTGAATTTCATGCTTGACAATAGCTCCATGCATGCCCGctttttcattttgaaatatcTAATCAAACCAGTATTGATATACCAGGGGACGGAGTACAAGAGCTTGAAACATCTTACACAGGAGCATGGAATTCCGGAATGGCTGAAAATTATTCACACAAAGATATGGAAATCTTCCAATGCAGAACTTTTATCGAATGtttctggaaaatttgaTTTCTACAGGTTTGAGTTACTTCAAATATCCGCCGTCTTTGTCAAGTGGGCTCCCGAATTGATTACTGATATAAGAAAAGACATCATCAAGTTCAACTGGAACTTTATAAAATTAGAAGATACACTGGTCAAACAGTCTGCCTACCTAACAACTGCCCTGTTCATTGCCAAGTATGACTTTCCCTTGAATATTGTCACACAAGTATTTGTGGCTTTGTTGAGACACCCACAGACAGAAAGCAGGTACTTAGTCAAGCAATCGTTAGATACACTAGCTCCAGTTATTGATAAGAGAATGAAAGTATCTGGGACCCCCTACGAGTGGGTTAACTGGGTCAAGCGGGTTATGTTTGAAAACAAGTAtaacagaaacaacactCTTTATCAGTTTTTGGTAAGTCATACGGAGCTCTTTTACGACACACGGCACTTGTTTATCTCAAACGTTATAAACCACATGAACAGAATGACCTTTGCACCAAACTCGAATCCAGAAATCCAGAGCCTAGCGATTGACCTTGCCTCAATGATAGCTACATGGGAGGACAAAGCTTTTGAATCAAGACCCAGCGTGAAAACCGACCCCGATGGAGATATAGAGATGGCTGAAAATTTTGCTGATACAGAAGAAGGTAGCAACAATTTCAGCACCGTAAAGGATTACACTGTTCCCACCCAGCTGAGAGAAATCTGTGTGTCCTTTTTAATCAGATATGTCTGTTCTATTGATCACAAGGCTAGTGATGACGACCTAGGACTGAAAGCGCTGAACATACTTTCGAATCTTCTTTCTTCGAAACATTGGTCCGATGTGAATATCCAACTCTCgtactttgaaaagtttttcagCGATACTGATGTTGATTCAGAGAATGCTGTTTATTGCTGTATTAATACATTGGACATTCTTtacatcttcttgaacaatAAATCAACCAAATGGATGGTGGAAAATCTGTTGACAACTGAATCTCTAttggagaaactgattAAAATAAACCACCACGATATTCAGGAAGCTCTGGTCAAGATTTTGAACATAATTCTGAAAGCAATAAGGATACAGGGGGACTTTACTCAAGTCACAGACAACGATACGCCTTCGAAACATTTTATTAATAATCTAGTATCGACTGTTAACCAAGACCTACAGGGGACGGCTTCTGTGACAGCAGGTGTTACCTTAGTATGGACCTTGTTTGTCAACTTTTCAGACGCAGTTGACTCTTTACTTAATCCAATAATGAAAACATTTAATAAATTATGCAAGGATCATTTGAGTACTTCTCAGCCAAAGGACGCTGTGACAATGGAAGAAGCaaaaataacaacaaaactGTTAGAAAAACTACTGTGCTTGCTGTCAGCAAAAGTATCGTTATTAGGAGATTCACGCAGACCATTTTTATCTACAATTGCGCTTCTAATTGATCGTTCTATGGATCAGATATTTTTACGAAAGATTGTCAGCATTGCTAGATCATGGGCTTTCAATACGGATATATTCCCGACAATAAAGGAGAAATCAGCTATCTTAACAAAAATGCTAGCATTTGAGGTACGTGGAGAACCATCTCtgtcaaaacttttctATGAAATTGTTTTagaactttttgaagagaaacaaTATAACAACACTGAAATAACAGTCAGGATGGAACAACCATTTTTATCAGGGACACGGACACAAAATATTGACATCAGAAAAAGGTTTATGACAATTTTGCAAGGAAGCTTGGAAAAGGATATTAAAGAGAGATTATACTACGTAATCCGCGACCAAAACTGGGAATTTGTGTCCGACTATCCATGGCTAAACCAGGCTACTCAACTTCTTTACGGAACGTTTGATAAAGCCTATGTGCTAAGTCCTAAAAATCTGTACGATTTCTCTCCTCCAGAACTTTTGCAAAGCAATCTACCTCTGAATGTTGAATTGACTGTCGATGAAAATGCTGATGAACTTAAAGAATATATCATTAATCACCAACATTCAATGGAAACCTTGTGTGATATTAGAGCAAGTGATATTTTAGATCCTTTGGTAGAACTGTTTTATCAGGATTCCAGAGCAATCGAAAATGCTTGGTCTGATTTATTCTCTCAAGTGTACAGATGCATCCcaagaaatgaaaaatatggATTTGTGAGATCTTTAATAACTTTACTTTCAAAGCCGTACCACTCACGTCAACTGAATCCGAAGAGAAATGTTATAACCATGCTGCTGAACTCGATTAGCAAAATTGATAACTTAGAAATTCCACCCCATTTAGTGAAGTACTTGGCGATTTCATATAACTCGTGGTACCAGGCTATTAAACTTCTTGAATCAATTCAAGATAGCAACAGTATCGATAATGTGAAAATCATAGAAGCGAACGAGGAGGCGTTGTTGGAACTATACCGGAACttacaagaagatgataTATTTTATGGGTtatggaggagaagagcCAAATACAATGAAACGAACATTGGTTTATCTTATGAACAAGTTGGATTATGGGATAAAGCTCAGCAATTATATGAAATTGCCCAGGTAAAAGCGCGTAGTGGTGCCTTACCGTATTCTGAATCAGAATATGCACTTTGGGAAGATAACTGGATTCTTTGTGCCGAGAAGCTACAGCAATGGGATATCTTGACCGAACTAGCCAAACATGAAGGATTTACAGATTTGTTGCTGGAGTGTGGATGGAGAGTGGCCGATTGGCATTCAGACAGAGAAGCACTTGAGCAATCTGTTAAAAGTTTAATGGATGTGCCCACTCCAAGAAGACAAATGTTTGAGACATTCCTTGcccttcaaaattttgcCGATACCGGCAAGGGAGATCAAGATGTGAGAAGGCTATGTGACGAAGGGATTCAGCTAAGTCTACACAAATGGATATCGCTACCACAGAGATACACGCCAGCTCATAAATGGCTGCTACATGGTTTCCAACAATACTTGGAGTTCCTTGAAGCTACACATGTGTATACTAACCTTCACACTACCACCGCGCAAAATATAGACTCGAAAGCACAAGAAGTGAAACGTGTTTTTTTGGCCTGGAGAGACAGACTTCCGAATATTTGGGATGATATTGATTTGTGGAACGACTTGGTTACTTGGAGGCAACATACTTTTCAAGTGATCAATAACGCTTACCTTCCCTTGGTCCCTACacttcaacaaaataatAGCAATAATGCCATTAACACCCATGCTTACAGAGGCTATCATGAGCTGGCCTGGATTATAAATAGATTTGCGCATGTGGCAAGAGAACATGATATGCCTGATGTTTGCATCAGCCAGTTAGCCCGTATCTACACGCTTCCAAACATCGAAATTCAAGAGGCATTTTTGAAACTACGTGAACAGGCCAAGTGTCATTACCAGAATATGAATGAGTTGACGACCGGCTTGGACGTTATTAGTAATACCAATTTGGTCTACTTTAACACAGGTCAGAAAGCCGAATTTTTCACCCTAAAGGGTATGTTCTTATCTAAACTGAAGGCATACGATGAGGCGAATCAGGCGTTTGCCACTGCTGTTCAGATAGACCTGAACCTCGCGAAAGCTTGGGCACAATGGGGTTATTTCAATGATCGTCGTTTAGTCGAAGAACCTAATAACATCAGCTATGCCAGCAATGCAATTAGCTGTTACTTACAAGCAGCGGGTCTGTATAAAAACCCGAAGACAAGAAGCTTGCTATGCCGAATTTTGTGGCTGATAAGTATGGATGACGACGCAGGCTCCTTGACCAAGGCTTTCGAGTCTTTCCGCGGGGAGGTTCCTGTATGGTATTGGATAACCTTTATTCCGCAGTTGCTGACCTCACTTTCACACAAGGAGGCCAACATGGTTCGCCAAATCTTGATCCGTATAGCAAAAAGTTATCCTCAAGCATTGCATTTCCAGCTTCGGACTACCAGAGAAGACTTTGCGGTTAtacaaagaagaacaatGGCGGTCCTGGCAGATAAAAAGGAAAGTACTGCTGCAAGCCAGCCAGAGGGCTTGCGGCAACCATGGGAACACCTACAAGAATTGAGTAATATTCTAAAAACTGCATACCCACTGTTAGCTCTTTCATTGGAGTCATTAGTGGCTCAGATTAACGAACgtttcaaaacaacaacggaCGAGGATCTTTTTAGGCTGATCAATGTTTTACTGCTTGATGGTACCTTCAATTACAACCGTCTACCGTTACCAAGAGAAAACTCTGCCCTACCTCAAAATACAGAGACGAACTTGATTAGATTGTCAGAAACGTTATTAGATCCGCATGTGAAACCCAAGTTTAACGCGGATTTCATTGAGAGCAAACCGAACTTTGAGACGTACTTGAAGAGACTGAGCTATTGGCGTAGAAGGTTAGAAAACAAACTGAACAGGGCTCCTCAAATTGAATATCTGGAGAGAGTTTGTCCAAATTTGAGCAACTTTCACCATCAAAAGTTTGAAGATATAGAGATACCGGGTCAGTATTTGATGAATCACGACAACAATGCACATTTCATTAAGATTGCCAGATTTTTACCTGCCGTTAATTTTGTGCGCGGAACCCATTCCTCGTATAGAAGATTAAACTTGCGGGGTCACGATGGTAGTTTGCATTCTTTTGCAGTTCAATCACCTGCAGCAAGACATTCCAGAAGGGAGGAAAGGATGTTCCAACTCTACAGACTGTTGAACAAGCTGTTAGCCAAGAGCGTCCAAACAAGACGTCGTGATGTGCAGTTCACATTACCAGTTGCTGTACCATTATCACCTCAAACAAGGATAATGAATGACAGCGCTTCGTTCACCACCTTACATCAAATATATGATGAATACTGCGCCAAGGCAGGTGTGAGCCAAGATGACATACAAGACTTTATATCCAAGGAACTGAATACGGCTCACGATAAATCGTTGCCGACCCCGGACAATACGCTTGTTAAGATAGAAATCTTTAGTTCAATACAGTCGTTGTATGCCCCTTCGACAATCCTCAAGAACTATTTCAGTGGCATCTACCGCGAGTTTGAAGATTTCTGGCTATTCCGTAATCAATTTGCTTCAAATTACGGTACCTTTACCTTCTTGTCCTACATGATGATGATCAATAACCGTACTCCGCACAAAATTCATATAGACAAGAGCTCTGGTGACGTATTCACATTAGAAATGCTACCCTCGAGGTATCCATTTGAAAGGGTAAAGACCGTGCTGAAAAACAACGAACTCGATTTGCCCGCTGATGCACCAATCTTCCACAACAACGAGCCTGTCCCATTTAGACTGACTCCTAACATACAGAAGTTAATTGGCGATTCTGGACTAGAAGGCATATTTTCTGTTGTTATATTCTCGATAGCCCGTGCATTGAAGGAGCCAGAAAATGAACTGAACACATACTTGACTTTATTCATCAGGGATGAGATTATTTCGTGGTATAGCAACTTACACCGCCCAATTGTCGAAAACCCTCAACTGAGGCAAATGGTTCAATCTAACGTCGATCTTATTATCAAGAGGGTTGCGCAACTAGGTCACTTGAGTTCAAACCCTGCGATTACAACACAGTTTGTATTGGATTTGATAAGCTCAGCTGTAAATCCAAGAAACCTAGCTGCAACAGATATAAGTTATATGGCATGGTTTTAG